The window CTACATGCTATTCTTTACCGAATCGGGCCAATGTTATTGGTTACGTGTATTTGAAATTCCCGAAGGAACACGCACCTCAAAAGGACGTGCTATCCAGAATATCATCAATATCCCTAAAGAGGAGAATATTAAGGCATACATCAAGCTTATCAGCCTTAAGGATAAAGAATACCTGGAGAACAACTTTATTATTATGTGTACCAAAAAAGGTACCATTAAGAAAACTTCTTTGGAAGCGTACTCTCGTCCGCGCGCAAACGGTATCAATGCTATCAACATTAATGAGGGCGACTCATTATTAGAAGCAACCTTAACTACAGGCAGCAGCGAAATTGTTATGGCGCTTAAATCGGGCAGGGCTATCCGCTTTAACGAGTCGACAGTTAGACCAATGGGCCGTACCGCAACAGGTGTGCGTGGTATTACTTTGGATGATGAAACAGATGAGGTTGTTGGTATGATCAGCATCAACGACAGCGAGACAACCGTATTGGTGGTATCTGAAAAAGGCTATGGTAAACGTACCGATATTGACGACTATAGGGTAACCAACCGTGGCGGTAAGGGTGTAAAAACTTTAAATATTACCGAAAAAACCGGAAACCTTGTTGCCATAAAAGGTGTTACTGATAAAGAAGATTTGATGATCATCAACAAATCGGGTATTATTATTCGTATCGCCGTGAGTGAACTGCGCACAATGGGCAGGGCCACGCAAGGTGTGCGTTTGATAACCCTCAAAGGTAACGACGAGATAGCTTCGGTTGCTAAAATTGAGCACGACGAGGATGAAGAGAAGGAACTTGATGAAAATGCAGAAGCAGGTACAGCGGAGGAAAACGACGCGACCGAAAGCAGCGAAGAATCAAAAACTGACGAACCACCAACTGAATAACAAATATGCAGTGCCGTAAAATTGTTTTATCGGTTTTAATACCATTCATGACTACAACTTTTGCCTTCGCTCAGTCCGAAGCGCTGAAAGTTGTAGTTAATAACCTTGCTTTCTACAAGCAAAGTAAAGATCTGAAATACCTGCGGGCGGCAAAAAAATCGGCAGATAGCCTGGTAGTTACCAAATCAGATTCGGCAGATTTAGCTAAGAATACCTACCGGGCGTTGATTAACGCAAGTATTTTATTTATTGATTCTGCAAATACGCTGGGACAGCCTGCCACATTATTAGCACAAACATCAGATCTTACCGACAAGCTCTCGGCCAAAAGCAAGATATATAATTATCAGCCCGAAATGGATTATGTAAAACGGTGCCTGACCAACGTTTACATCAGGAAGGGGTTTGAATTTGTAAATAATTCTGATTTCGCTAACGGCCGGCAGTCATTTGAAAATGCCAAAAAGTACGCCCCTAATTTTAAGCAAATCAATGATTACATAGCCTATGCCAATAACAAGATGGGGAATTTGGTAGATGCGGCTAAGTATTACAGTAACCTGTTAGCCGTAGATAGCACCCGTACCGAGTACATTGAAACAGCGTCGAGTATTTATAAATCGTTGGGTGATACTTCAAAAGCACTGCAGATACTAAAAAAAGGCAGGAAACTTGTGCCAAACGATCGTTTTTTACTGCTTGACGAGGCAAACATCTACAACAATTTAAAGGACTATAAAGCGTTAGAGCCATTAATTGCCCAACTACTTGATATTAATTCAAATAACGCCGATATTGCATTCGTAGCAGCCAATTGCTACGACCATCTGAACAAATATGACCAGGCCGAATCGCTTTATTTACACACTATTGAATTAAATGGATCGGCTTATGATCCGGCATTTAATTTGGGTTTGTTATATCTAAAGCAAAGCGCTTTAACGAAGCAGGAGGGGGAGAGCGATAGAAATATCGGTATGGCTATTCAATGGCTCGAAAAAGCCAACGAAATATCGCCAAATAACGTAAAGGGTTTGCAAGCACTGCAAATTGCATATGCAAAAACCAATAACAAAGATCAACTTGATAAGATAAACAATAAATTAAAACAGCTAACTAATTAATAAAACATGAAAATCAAACTTTTGATGGCTGGCCTTTTGGGCTTAGTTTCAGCAACAACGTTTGCACAAAAAGGCGAATTGAACACTGCCAAATCAGAATATGAAAAGTATGAAGGTTTAAGGGGCACACCTTTAGCCAAAGCAAGTTTAACTACTGCCCGCACATCAATTGACAAGGCTGCTGCCAATGAAAAAACAGCAACGTTGCCGCTTACCTACGCATTAAAAGGTGCAATTTATTCAACCTATGCTAACCAGGATACGGTGGCTGCTACCTCATTACCGTTATTTACAGCTGCAGAAGAAGCGTTGAAAAAAGCTAAGGAACTGGATACTAAAGGCGAGAATAAGCAATTGATAGAAACCGGCAACCTGAATTTAGCCCAATATCAACTTACAAAAGGTGTTGCCGAATACGGAAGCGGTAAATATGACTTGGCTTATAAATCATTTGATTATTACCGCACCATATTACCTGAAGATACCAATGCAATTTATTACACCGGGTTATCTGCGGCAAATTCAAAAAACTATCCTGCGGCGATATCAAATTATACAAAACTGGTGACTACTAAGTTTTCAAAAGTTCAAGGCGTATATCTTGATCTGTCGTCTGTTTATTTGTTAAATGCAGATACCGCAAACGCACTTAAGGCAGTTACAGAAGGTGTTGCAAAATTTCCCAACAACGCAGAGTTACGCAAGAGAGAAATAGAAATAAGCCTGCAAACCGGTAAAGAAAAAGAAGTATTGGAAAAAATCCAAACTGCTTTAGCTGCCGATCCTAAAAACAAAACGCTGTATTACTATGCTGGTTTAACATATTCGCAAACAGCCGAGGCATTGGGCAGAGATCAAGCCAAAGCAAAAGACGCTGCCACAAAAGCTAAATTACAGGCAAGCAAAGTTGAGAATTATAACAAAGCCGCGGAAATGTACAAAAAGGCGTTAGAAATAGATCCAAACTATTTTGAAGCTAACTTAAATTTAGGTTACGTTATAATCAACCCGGCTATTGATGATTACAACGCCGCTAATAAACTGCCAGCTAACAAACAAAAAGAATACGATGCCGCTATTGCAAAAGCAAAAGCGCAATTTGAAGCAGCAAAACCGTATTTGCTAAAAGCTGCAGATTTGAATCCAAAATCTGTTGATGCATTAACAAACTTACGCACTTATTACCTGGGCGTAAAAGATGATGCTAACGCGACAAAAATCAAAGCTCAATTAGACGCAATTAAATAACTAAGAAGGGAAGGCTTAAAAAGCCTTTCTTTTTGATATTTCAATTTAACATAATGTTAATTATGTAATAGTTTGTAAATAATCCAGATTGCCCAATTCTGATTGTTTAACATATTCCAAATTATCAACAACATTTGATTAACAAATGTTGTACTTGAGATTAAAATTGGTCTGATAGCAGCGATTGTCGCGATTCATTGAGGAAATTAAAAAAAAACCTAAAATGCAAAATGCCCGTAGTTTCTAAACCCGGGCATTTTGCATTTTAGCCAATAGAAAATTACATCTTTTTGGCGGTATCTTTTTTCACAGTATCCTTTTTTGCAGTATCAGTTGCTGCTGGTGGTGGTGTTGTTGTCGAGGCAGAATCCATTTTAGTTGTATCAGAACCGCCTGCTTTTTTTTCAGAGCTACAGCCGGTTACAATAGTACCAGCCATTGCCGCGACAAGTACGAAACTTAAAATTTGCTTTTTCATAGTTATGCGTTTTAGATTGTTTACCGTTAAATTATTACAGTACTAACCAGCTTGCTGATAAATTGTTTCTGTTAATTTGAATATTGTGTTAAACATCAAATCCGTTTAATAAACTCGCACAGTACAATGTTTTTTATCATAAAGTTTACAATTGGAGTACCGGCTAACGTTGTTTTTTGAATAAAAAATCCTGATATTTAACTTCTATGGTTGTATCGGAACGAGTACTAAAGTGGGCAATGCGTTTGTACCCTCCCCTCCTTTTGCAACGTATTTGGGTGGTAAGTTTTTATGAGGGTTATAAAGGAGTTGAAGTAAAAATCAAAAAAAGCTTTTTAAACAATAATTACAACAATTCAATTTTTGGGGGGACGCTTTTTGCCGCTGCCGATCCGTTTTACCCATTGTTATTTTATCAATTGTTTACAAAAAAAGGATACCGTTTAAAGGTTTGGTCAAAATCAGCAACTGTAAAATATTTGAAACCAGCTTCAACCGATCTGCATTTTAAAGTCATGTTGGGCGATGCTGAAATCGCCGAAGCAGAGGATATATTGAAGAAAGTTGGGAAATATACGGGGCATCATCCTATTGACATATATGATAAAGACGGTGAAATATGTGTTTCATTAATGAATGAGGTTTATGTACGTAACCTGGATTTTATCGATCAGAATTTATAATTTTAACCGATGACTACTTTTATTGATGATTCTCGTTTTACTGACAATGGTTTTATTATATCAACAGATAAGCATTTATTGCCTATTGATGTTATATACAACTATTTAAACGATGATTCTTACTGGGCCCAGGGCATTTCACGAACAACGGTTGAAAAAGCGATAGAAAACTCCATGTGCTTTGGCGTCTATAAAAAAGGTACTTTCGCTGGTTTTGCAAGGGTGGTTACGGATAAAGCAACTTTCGCATATCTGTGTGATGTGTTTATTTTACCCGAGTTCAGAAGATTGAACCTCTCAAAATGGCTGATGCAAACTATAGTTAACGATCCTGATTTGCAAGGATTGCGTCGCTGGTCGTTGGCTACAGCCGATGCTCATGGCCTATACGAGCAGTTTGGCTTTTCGAAAATAAGCAAGCCGGAAAGATGGATGGAAATATTTGCACCATATATAAAGCCTCAGTAATTAGTTTAAGGAAGCGGGACGCATAATGAATATTAAAAAACTGATTTTTGAGGGCGAGGGAGTTAAACTCGATTTTAAAAAGACAATTACCAGCTGCGAAAAGATAGCCAGAACAATGGTGTCATTCGCCAATAATAAAGGTGGTAAGCTATTAATTGGCGTTGCCGATGACGGAAGTATTAAAGGGGTAAAATCTGAGGACGAAGAGCGCTACATGATTACCAGGGCTGCCCACATGTTTATCAGACCAGCGTTGGAGCCTACTTTTGAAGAAGTGTATGTTGACGACAAACTGGTATTGGTAGTAGATACTCCACCCAGTGACCTTAAACCCCACTACGCTCTTGCCGACGATGGAAAATGGTGGGCTTATGTAAGAGTAAAAGATAAAAGTGTATTAGCCAGTAAAATTGTACTGGAAGTGCTTAAAAGGTCATCAAGCGAGCAGGGAGTATTAATAGAATATTCGGAGAATGAAAAAACGCTTCTCAATCACCTGGAAAAATCTAACCGGATCACAATAAAAGAGTGCAGTGAACTACTAAAAATGGGGCGACGACGCACCCAACGTATTTTGGTTGATCTGATACTTTCTGGACTCATCCGGATTAATACAACCGAAAAAGAGGAATATTATACAGCTTGTTAGTTCGTTCTTTGTCGGCTTCAATCACTACTTTTGCACCCCTGCAAATAAGTAATGAAAGCCATATACCATAAATACCGTCCATTTTATAGCGAGAGTTTAAAGCTGGCTATTCCGGTAATGATATCGCAGCTTGGCCATATTATGGTTCAGATATCAGACTCAATCATCATTGGTCATTTTACAAATAAAGTATCATTGGCCGCAGTTTCGTTGGTAAACAGCCTGTTTATGATACCTCTTGTTGTGGGCATGGGCATATCGTATGGCTTAACCCCGCTCATCGCTCAAAATAATGCGCGCAAGGATTTCAAGGAATGTGGTTTATTGCTTTCAAATAGTTTAATGTTAAACCTCCTGACCGGCATTGCCTTGTTTTCGGCTATATATTTCGGTACGTTGCCGTTAATTGGGCATCTCGGGCAGGCACCATCAGTTGTAAAAGCGGCCACGCCTTATCTCTTCCTGTTAAGTCTGTCAATTATTCCGCTGCTTATTTTTAACACCTTTAAACAGTTTGCCGAGGGTTTGGGCTTTACCAAACAGGCTATGAAAATATCTATTTGGGGCAATGTGATCAATATCTGCCTTGGGATTATATTTGTTAAAGGCCTGTTCGGTATTCATCCTATGGGGATAAAAGGAGTTGGTTACAGCACACTGATTGATCGTTGTGTTATGGCAGTTGTAATGTCCTTTTATGTATTCAAATCCCCCATATTTAAAGGTTATTTAAAGAGTTTTGCCATCAAAAACATCGACCGATTGCGTGGACTGCAAATCTTGAAAATTGGTGCTCCGGTTGCCCTGCAGTATATTTTTGAGGTTAGCGCATTTGGCGGCGCATCTATTTTAATAGGTACCATCGGTGTAAACCAGCAAGCTGCACATTTGGTTGCGCTTAACCTGGCCTCGGCTACATATATGATGGCCACAGGCGTATCGGCCGCTGCCGCGATAAAATCGGGCAACTATTTTGGTGTCAGTGATCACAAAAACCTGCGACTTGCAGCTATATCTAATTATCATATCGTATTGATATTGATGGGAATAACGGCAGTTATTTTCGCTGTTGGTCGAAATTATTTACCATGGATCATAACCTCCGACAAAGACGTTATCATTATCGCCTCACAACTGCTTATCATAGCTGCTTTTTTTCAACTTTTTGATGGAACGCAGGTTGTTGGTTTGGGTGTATTGCGCGGAATGGGCGATGTAAATATCCCAACATTTATCACCTTTCTGGCTTATTGGGTGGGTGGTTTGCCAATTGGTTACTTGCTTGGCATCAAATTAAAAATGGGCGTTTATGGTGTTTGGTATGGCCTTGTGTTGGGTTTGGCTATTGCCTCTGTGCTGCTTTTCTGGAGGTTCAACCTGATTAGCAAACGTCATAGAGATACAACGGTACCGATATTTGCAAAAGATTAAAAATACAAGTCAATAGCTGCTTTAAAAGTATTGCAATGTGCATCTACAATATCCCTGATTTGTGGTGAGTACCCCCCTCCCATGCTTACCTGTACCGGCACGTTATTGTTGATACATTGCTCAAATACAAATCTGTCGCGTTCTCTGCAGGCTTCTTTACTAAGGGATAGTTTACCCAGTTTATCGGTACTCAAAACGTCCACGCCCGATAGGTAAAACACAAAATCTGGTTTTTGTTGGCTGATTAACTTTGGCAATGTTTTACATAAAATGTCCAGGTACTCTTCATCTCCAACTCCGTCGGCTAACGGAATATCAAGATCAGAAGTTTCTTTTCTGAACGGGAAGTTTTTATCACCATGCATCGAAAATGTAAATATACGCGGTTCATTTTCAAATATTTGAGCCGTGCCATTTCCCTGGTGAACATCTAAATCAATAATTAAGATAGATTTAGATAAATTACTATGTAACAAATAATTAGCAGCAATAGCCTGATCATTCAACATGCAAAAGCCTTCACCCCAGTTTGTACCGGCATGATGTGTACCGCCAGCTACGTTAAATGCAATCCGGTTAGTTAATGCTGACAGACAACCGTCAATAGTTCCTTTAGCGATTCGTAATTCCCGTTCCACCAACCGTGCTGATAAAGGAAAACCTATTCGCCGCTGCTCTTTTAATGGAAGCGTTAAATCGCGAAGTTGCCGCCAGTAGTCTTTATCGTGGGTTGTAAGTACAATATCTTCGGCCAGCACTCCGGGCGAGAAAATATCGTCGGGCTTAACAAGCCCTTCATGTAATAACTGCGCAGGAATAAGTTCATACTTCAGCATTGGGAAACGATGCCCTTCGGGCAGCGGATGGGCGTATATCGGGTCGTAGGCTACCTTAAACATATTATTTTAACCCAGGATCTCCCCTACGTGTTTCTGGATATTCTCGCATATATTATCCAGGGGTAGATCGTTGGCATCGTATCCAAACGGATCTTCAATTTCCTCGGCCAGTAGCTCGATGCTGGCAAAAACAAATAGTACAAAACCAATAATTGGGATCGCAAGATATTTCATCTCAAACGCCCATGTAAATGGAAGCGTCATGATGTAAGTAAAGATAAACTTCTTGATGAAAACGTTATATGAAAACGGTATCGGGGTTTTCCTGATCCTTTCACAAGCACCACAAATATCTGTAAATGAAGTTATTTCGGCAGTTACACTAAACAATTGCTCCGGGTTTATAATTCCTTGTTTGTTAAGCCCGTAAACACGGCCGATAATAGCTGATGCCACCTGGTTGGGCACATGTTTTTCTGCATCGATAACAACAAAGGCCTGTTCTTCTGGTATATAAATATCCCGCAGGTGATTTCGTAACACTCTTGCATATAACGGGATTAGGTAGTTGAAAAATGCCCATTCCTCTTCGCCAATCAGGAATTTTAGTTTTATAGCCAGGTTACGGCTGCTATTGGTTAAGCTACCCCATACTTTCCTGCCTTCCCACCAACGGTCATACGCCGAATTTATCCGGAAGGCCAGCAGTAACGACAATACAAACCCTACGGTTTGGTGTACAAAACTTACTTTTTTGAGCAGGCTGCTGTCTGGTAAATGCCAAAAGTCTATCAGTAAATAAATTACTGCACCCGCATAGGCACTAACGGCAATAATCAACGGCAGAAGCTCGCGCAGGGTGTCGGCTTTATTGAGTTTAAAAATAAAAGAGAACCACTCTTTGGGATTGTAATAAACCATATTGATAATTTACTTTACAGCTTCTATGGCATTTGCCAGGTGTTTTGCTGTATGATAAACGTCCTGGAAAGAATTGTATAATGGAACAGGGCTTAAGCGAATCACATCAGGTTCGCGCCAATCGCCAATTACACCATTTTCGGCCAGGTAATTGAAAATCTTTTTAGCGTTCCGGCTGCAAACTATCGATAACTGGCAACCGCGATCAGCTTCGTTTGCCGGGGTGATAATGTTAAAAACATTGTCACCCCGATCTTTATTAATCTCGCCGGTCAAAAACTCCAAATAACCCGTTAGCGCAACGCTTTTTTTGCGAAGGATATCAATATCGCCTACGGTATCAAAAATCGCCATAGAGGCCTTAAATAAAGCCAGGAGAATTATCGGGCTTGTGCTCACCTGCCAGCCTTCGGCACCAACAGCAGGATCAAACCCCGGAGTCATTAAAAAACGTCTATCGGCGCGATAGCCCCACCAGCCCGCAAGGCGGTTCATTGCCTTATCTGTAAAGTGTTTTTCGTGTACGAATATTCCACTGATTCCACCAGGGCCCGAGTTCATATACTTGTAAGAGCACCAGCAGGCGAAATCGGCGCCCCACTCGTGTAATTTCAAAGGTACATTACCGGCAGCGTGCGCCAAATCGAAACCGGCATAGGCCCCTGCATCGTGTGCGGCTTTAGCTATTGCCGGTAAATCGAAAAACTGGCCGGTGTAATAGTTTATTCCACTAAACATTACTAAAGCTAATTCATCACCGTGCTCATTGATGCAATTTAAGATATCTTCGGTACGTAATGTTACTTCGCCTTCACGCGGAAAAATCTCGATGATGGCATCTTTCGGATCAAGGCCATGAAACTTAACCTGGCTTTCCATGGCGTACTGATCTGACGGGAAAGCGCCGCCTTCCATAATGATTTTAAATCTTTTACTATCTGGTTTATAGAAACTTATCATTAATAAATGAAGATTCACTGTAAGCGAATTCATAACAGCAACTTCATTCTCACTGGCACCTACTATGTTTGCTATCGACCTGGTAAGGGGTTTGTGATACTCCAGCCAGGAATCACTTCCCTGGAACCATCCTTCAACCGCGAGATTTTGCCAGTTTGCCATTTGATCGGCGATATATTGAGCAGCAGATTTTGGCTGCAGGCCAAGAGAATTACCACAAAGATAAATGGCATCCTCTCCCTTATGTTTCGGGATCAAAAAACGATCTCTGAACCTTTTCAGCGAATCAAGTTCGTCTTGTTCAATTGCAAATGCTAAGCTATTCTGGTAATTCATCGCCCAATATTACAAAAAAGGCATTTTAAACCGGGTTATTTATTGGGTTTACTCACGTATTTATTGCCTTTTACATAAAACCGATAAGGTAAAAAAGCATCTTCGCCGGCATAACTTACACCAATCCGGGGGCCAATTGCAATTTGCTCATCTGTTAAATTAAGACCGC is drawn from Mucilaginibacter ginsenosidivorax and contains these coding sequences:
- a CDS encoding tetratricopeptide repeat protein encodes the protein MTTTFAFAQSEALKVVVNNLAFYKQSKDLKYLRAAKKSADSLVVTKSDSADLAKNTYRALINASILFIDSANTLGQPATLLAQTSDLTDKLSAKSKIYNYQPEMDYVKRCLTNVYIRKGFEFVNNSDFANGRQSFENAKKYAPNFKQINDYIAYANNKMGNLVDAAKYYSNLLAVDSTRTEYIETASSIYKSLGDTSKALQILKKGRKLVPNDRFLLLDEANIYNNLKDYKALEPLIAQLLDINSNNADIAFVAANCYDHLNKYDQAESLYLHTIELNGSAYDPAFNLGLLYLKQSALTKQEGESDRNIGMAIQWLEKANEISPNNVKGLQALQIAYAKTNNKDQLDKINNKLKQLTN
- a CDS encoding tetratricopeptide repeat protein, with the protein product MKIKLLMAGLLGLVSATTFAQKGELNTAKSEYEKYEGLRGTPLAKASLTTARTSIDKAAANEKTATLPLTYALKGAIYSTYANQDTVAATSLPLFTAAEEALKKAKELDTKGENKQLIETGNLNLAQYQLTKGVAEYGSGKYDLAYKSFDYYRTILPEDTNAIYYTGLSAANSKNYPAAISNYTKLVTTKFSKVQGVYLDLSSVYLLNADTANALKAVTEGVAKFPNNAELRKREIEISLQTGKEKEVLEKIQTALAADPKNKTLYYYAGLTYSQTAEALGRDQAKAKDAATKAKLQASKVENYNKAAEMYKKALEIDPNYFEANLNLGYVIINPAIDDYNAANKLPANKQKEYDAAIAKAKAQFEAAKPYLLKAADLNPKSVDALTNLRTYYLGVKDDANATKIKAQLDAIK
- a CDS encoding DUF4442 domain-containing protein, with the translated sequence MVVSERVLKWAMRLYPPLLLQRIWVVSFYEGYKGVEVKIKKSFLNNNYNNSIFGGTLFAAADPFYPLLFYQLFTKKGYRLKVWSKSATVKYLKPASTDLHFKVMLGDAEIAEAEDILKKVGKYTGHHPIDIYDKDGEICVSLMNEVYVRNLDFIDQNL
- a CDS encoding GNAT family N-acetyltransferase, translating into MTTFIDDSRFTDNGFIISTDKHLLPIDVIYNYLNDDSYWAQGISRTTVEKAIENSMCFGVYKKGTFAGFARVVTDKATFAYLCDVFILPEFRRLNLSKWLMQTIVNDPDLQGLRRWSLATADAHGLYEQFGFSKISKPERWMEIFAPYIKPQ
- a CDS encoding AlbA family DNA-binding domain-containing protein, producing the protein MNIKKLIFEGEGVKLDFKKTITSCEKIARTMVSFANNKGGKLLIGVADDGSIKGVKSEDEERYMITRAAHMFIRPALEPTFEEVYVDDKLVLVVDTPPSDLKPHYALADDGKWWAYVRVKDKSVLASKIVLEVLKRSSSEQGVLIEYSENEKTLLNHLEKSNRITIKECSELLKMGRRRTQRILVDLILSGLIRINTTEKEEYYTAC
- a CDS encoding MATE family efflux transporter; translation: MKAIYHKYRPFYSESLKLAIPVMISQLGHIMVQISDSIIIGHFTNKVSLAAVSLVNSLFMIPLVVGMGISYGLTPLIAQNNARKDFKECGLLLSNSLMLNLLTGIALFSAIYFGTLPLIGHLGQAPSVVKAATPYLFLLSLSIIPLLIFNTFKQFAEGLGFTKQAMKISIWGNVINICLGIIFVKGLFGIHPMGIKGVGYSTLIDRCVMAVVMSFYVFKSPIFKGYLKSFAIKNIDRLRGLQILKIGAPVALQYIFEVSAFGGASILIGTIGVNQQAAHLVALNLASATYMMATGVSAAAAIKSGNYFGVSDHKNLRLAAISNYHIVLILMGITAVIFAVGRNYLPWIITSDKDVIIIASQLLIIAAFFQLFDGTQVVGLGVLRGMGDVNIPTFITFLAYWVGGLPIGYLLGIKLKMGVYGVWYGLVLGLAIASVLLFWRFNLISKRHRDTTVPIFAKD
- a CDS encoding histone deacetylase family protein → MFKVAYDPIYAHPLPEGHRFPMLKYELIPAQLLHEGLVKPDDIFSPGVLAEDIVLTTHDKDYWRQLRDLTLPLKEQRRIGFPLSARLVERELRIAKGTIDGCLSALTNRIAFNVAGGTHHAGTNWGEGFCMLNDQAIAANYLLHSNLSKSILIIDLDVHQGNGTAQIFENEPRIFTFSMHGDKNFPFRKETSDLDIPLADGVGDEEYLDILCKTLPKLISQQKPDFVFYLSGVDVLSTDKLGKLSLSKEACRERDRFVFEQCINNNVPVQVSMGGGYSPQIRDIVDAHCNTFKAAIDLYF
- a CDS encoding bestrophin family protein, which gives rise to MVYYNPKEWFSFIFKLNKADTLRELLPLIIAVSAYAGAVIYLLIDFWHLPDSSLLKKVSFVHQTVGFVLSLLLAFRINSAYDRWWEGRKVWGSLTNSSRNLAIKLKFLIGEEEWAFFNYLIPLYARVLRNHLRDIYIPEEQAFVVIDAEKHVPNQVASAIIGRVYGLNKQGIINPEQLFSVTAEITSFTDICGACERIRKTPIPFSYNVFIKKFIFTYIMTLPFTWAFEMKYLAIPIIGFVLFVFASIELLAEEIEDPFGYDANDLPLDNICENIQKHVGEILG
- the kynU gene encoding kynureninase, whose protein sequence is MNYQNSLAFAIEQDELDSLKRFRDRFLIPKHKGEDAIYLCGNSLGLQPKSAAQYIADQMANWQNLAVEGWFQGSDSWLEYHKPLTRSIANIVGASENEVAVMNSLTVNLHLLMISFYKPDSKRFKIIMEGGAFPSDQYAMESQVKFHGLDPKDAIIEIFPREGEVTLRTEDILNCINEHGDELALVMFSGINYYTGQFFDLPAIAKAAHDAGAYAGFDLAHAAGNVPLKLHEWGADFACWCSYKYMNSGPGGISGIFVHEKHFTDKAMNRLAGWWGYRADRRFLMTPGFDPAVGAEGWQVSTSPIILLALFKASMAIFDTVGDIDILRKKSVALTGYLEFLTGEINKDRGDNVFNIITPANEADRGCQLSIVCSRNAKKIFNYLAENGVIGDWREPDVIRLSPVPLYNSFQDVYHTAKHLANAIEAVK